The Podospora bellae-mahoneyi strain CBS 112042 chromosome 7, whole genome shotgun sequence genome includes a window with the following:
- the SMC3 gene encoding Structural maintenance of chromosomes protein 3 (COG:D; EggNog:ENOG503NWDY) produces the protein MHIKQIIIQGFKSYKEQTVIEPFSPKTNVIVGRNGSGKSNFFAAIRFVLSDAYTNMSREERQALLHEGSGSAVMSAYVEIIFDNTDKRFSEPGDEVVIRRTIALKKDEYSVDRKVQTRADVLKILETAGFAKENPFYIVPQGRIAAITNMKESERLNLLKEIAGTNTYDDRRIQSLKIMAETNSKRDKIDETLVYIKERLRELEEEKDELRDFQDKDRERRCLEYAHWHRLQKTNAETLEQVEEARQGGAGASTKDRAQLRKTEKEIAVLDQKAHELRQALEYLTIERRQLDDDRKDAARARAKAELKTKHLDESRHVREQTRQRQEAELQEVRQKIQQAEAELVRVQPEYEKLKAEEAEIKTQRDSVAAGRKRLLVKQTRSSQFKNKTERDAYLRNEIQEATSSLGLQKANAMDAREQVQQVESSIAQLEQSIQHIRARMENYGGNRAALFEKLTKAQEAREQLEEERKRLRREDDRLSSQISSTRMDRDQAESHLSHAMDSATSKGLATIRRLKQEKNIPGAYGTLAELMNVPMDAYKLPVEQVAGNSLFHYIVDNQATATMLSDHLYKNYGGRLTFVPLEQIRPRQVKMPRASDAQPLISKIEFDPLYEKAFQQVFGRTIICPTLAIASQYSRSHGLDAITPEGDTTNKRGAMTGGYVDARRSRLDAVQKVSKLREIYEAQLADAAKIRKEIEVIDQKVTAARGEETKIQQQMRRFDQDYDPLKGELQSKNSQLERQRAHRESALSHLAEVEKNMKELDDSILASQNELAQDFKKTLSASEEQELERLGNELSALQKEFKAISTKRIDLEGRKKSLEQELNTHLRPQEDQLRSQAFEATTAGGTESFKDAQKELKKAQKLAAEAEASLKENEQQTEQTSSELTQVEAQKGQKEQELQELQRRIEQYQKKMEKAIQTRARLISQAAEYAKNIRDLGILPEEAFGKYEKMKSEQIETRLAKVNQALKKYKHINKKAFDQYNSFTTQRDNLLKRRKELDTSQASIETLIEHLDQEKDEAIERTFKQVSKEFSTIFEKLVPAGHGRLVIQRKADRAKNRAANNDSDEEGVSGVESYTGVGISVSFNSKVMDEQQKIQQLSGGQKSLCALCLIFALQAAESSPFVIFDEVDANLDAQYRTAVASLLQSISEEQKTQFICTTFRPEIVHVADKCYGVTFHNKTSTIDCVRTEDALNFVDGQKK, from the exons ATGCATATCAAACAGATTATTATCCAGGGCTTCAAGAG CTACAAGGAACAAACCGTCATCGAACCTTTCTCTCCAAAGACCAATGTTATTGTCGGGCGCAATGGCTCCGGCAAGAGTAACTTCTTCGCTGCGATCCGATTCGTTCTCAGCGATGCCTACACCAACATGAGCCGTGAAGAGCGGCAGGCTCTGCTGCACGAAGGATCAGGCTCTGCGGTCATGTCGGCCTATGTCGAGATCATCTTCGACAACACCGACAAGCGTTTCAGCGAACCGGGCGACGAGGTGGTGATTCGGCGGACGATTGCCCTCAAGAAGGACGAATATTCCGTCGATCGAAAGGTCCAGACCCGCGCAGATGTGTTGAAGATTCTCGAGACGGCCGGTTTCGCCAAGGAAAACCCATTCTACATTGTACCCCAGGGTCGCATCGcggccatcaccaacatgaAGGAGTCCGAGAGGCTCAACCTTCTAAAGGAAATAGCGGGTACCAACACCTATGACGACCGGAGGATACAGTCGCTCAAGATCATGGCCGAAACCAACAGCAAGCGCGACAAGATTGACGAGACCCTGGTGTACATAAAGGAACGACTtagggagttggaggaagaaaaggacgAGCTTCGCGACTTTCAGGACAAGGACAGGGAACGCAGGTGTCTCGAGTATGCCCACTGGCATCGTCTGCAAAAGACCAATGCTGAGACTCTTGAGCAAGTGGAGGAAGCCAGGCAAGGGGGGGCAGGGGCCTCTACGAAAGATCGCGCCCAACTCCGAAagacggagaaggagattgctgttctggaccagaaggccCACGAACTCAGACAAGCTCTGGAATACCTCACTATCGAACGGCGCCAACTGGATGACGACCGCAAGGACGCGGCTAGGGCGCGTGCCAAGGCCGAGCTGAAGACCAAGCATTTGGACGAGAGCAGGCATGTCCGCGAACAAACACGACAAAGGCAGGAAGCCGAGCTTCAGGAGGTCAGGCAAAAGATTCAACAAGCCGAAGCAGAGCTCGTCAGAGTGCAGCCCGAATACGAGAAGCTGAAGGCTGAAGAGGCTGAGATCAAGACTCAAAGAGactctgttgctgctgggcgaaAACGACTCCTTGTCAAACAGACCAGAAGCAGTCAGTTCAAGAACAAGACGGAACGCGATGCATATCTTCGCAATGAAATCCAGGAGGCGACATCATCTCTCGGTCTCCAAAAAGCGAACGCCATGGACGCGAGGGAGCAAGTTCAGCAAGTGGAAAGTTCAATTGCGCAGCTTGAACAGTCCATTCAGCATATCAGGGCCAGAATGGAAAACTATGGAGGCAACCGCGCTGCTCTTTTTGAGAAATTGACCAAGGCACAGGAGGCCAGGGAACAGCTTGAAGAGGAACGAAAGCGGCTTCGTCGTGAGGATGACCGACTCAGCTCGCAGatcagcagcaccaggaTGGACAGAGACCAAGCAGAATCGCATCTCTCACATGCTATGGATTCGGCGACGTCTAAGGGTCTTGCCACTATTCGAAGACTTAAGCAGGAGAAGAATATTCCCGGCGCTTACGGGACGCTGGCAGAGTTGATGAATGTACCGATGGATGCCTACAAGCTGCCAGTGGAACAGGTCGCAGGAAACAGCCTGTTTCACTACATCGTGGATAACCAGGCCACAGCGACGATGCTGTCTGATCACCTGTATAAGAATTACGGCGGTAGACTTACCTTTGTGCCCCTCGAACAGATTCGCCCAAGGCAGGTTAAGATGCCGAGGGCGTCCGACGCCCAGCCCCTCATCAGCAAGATTGAGTTCGACCCATTATATGAGAAAGCATTCCAGCAAGTATTTGGCCGGACCATCATCTGCCCAACTCTGGCTATCGCTTCTCAGTACTCACGCTCACACGGCCTTGACGCCATCACTCCCGAAGGCGACACAACCAACAAGAGGGGTGCAATGACGGGTGGTTATGTCGATGCCAGGAGATCACGTTTGGACGCGGTTCAAAAGGTCAGCAAACTGCGTGAGATCTACGAGGCACAGTTGGCAGATGCTGCCAAAATCAGGAAGGAGATCGAGGTGATAGATCAGAAGGTCACGGCAGCAAGGGGCGAGGAAACCAAGATTCAGCAACAAATGCGCCGCTTCGACCAGGACTATGACCCTCTCAAGGGCGAGCTTCAGAGCAAAAATTCGCAGCTTGAACGCCAGCGGGCTCATCGCGAGTCTGCATTGTCACACTTGGCCGAAGTGGAGAAGAACATGAAGGAGTTGGACGATTCCATTCTGGCATCGCAAAACGAATTGGCCCAGGACTTTAAGAAGACCCTGTCAGCGAGTGAGGAGCAAGAGCTCGAGCGCCTAGGCAATGAGTTGAGCGCTCTACAGAAGGAGTTCAAGGCGATCAGCACAAAGCGGATTGATCTTGAAGGTCGCAAAAAGTCTTTGGAGCAGGAGCTGAACACCCATCTCCGACCTCAGGAAGATCAACTTCGAAGCCAGGCTTTCGAGGCCACGACGGCAGGTGGTACTGAAAGCTTCAAAGACGCTCAGAAGGAACTCAAAAAGGCTCAAAagctggcggcggaggcggaggcgtcTTTGAAGGAGAACGAGCAGCAGACGGAGCAGACAAGCAGTGAGCTGACCCAGGTAGAAGCTCAAAAGGGGCAAAAGGAACAGGAGCTCCAGGAACTGCAAAGGCGTATTGAGCAATaccagaagaagatggagaaggccaTTCAGACGAGGGCTCGCCTCATCAGCCAGGCTGCTGAGTATGCCAAGAATATTAGAGATTTGGGTATTCTGCCTGAGGAAGCTTTTGGCAAGTATGAGAAGATGAAATCCGAGCAG ATCGAAACCAGACTTGCCAAGGTCAACCAAGCTCTCAAGAAGTACAAGCACATCAACAAGAAGGCCTTTGATCAGTACAACAGCTTTACCACACAGCGAGACAACTTGCTGAAGCGCCGGAAAGAACTTGATACCTCGCAGGCCTCTATTGAGACGCTCATTGAGCATCTTGATCAGGAGAAGGACGAGGCCATTGAGCGTACCTTCAAGCAGGTGTCGAAGGAATTCTCCACCATCTTTGAGAAGCTTGTTCCAGCTGGTCATGGACGTCTTGTCATTCAACGCAAGGCGGACCGTGCCAAGAACAGAGCTGCGAATAATGActcggatgaggagggtgtcagTGGGGTTGAGAGCTATACTGGTGTTGGCATCAGTGTGTCTTTTAACTCGAAGGTCATGGACGAGCAGCAGAAGATTCAGCAGCTCAGTGGTGGTCAGAAGA GTTTGTGCGCTCTATGCTTGATTTTCGCCCTCCAAGCGGCAGAGTCCAGCCCGTTTGTCATCTTTGACGAGGTCGACGCCAACCTCGACGCACAGTACCGTACGGCAGTGGCCAGTCTCTTGCAGTCGATTTCGGAGGAGCAAAAGACGCAGTTTATCTGCACGACTTTCAGGCCGGAGATTGTGCATGTTGCTGACAAGTGCTACGGTGTGACGTTTCACAACAAGACGAGCACGATTGACTGTGTGAGGACGGAGGATGCGCTCAACTTTGTTGATGGGCAGAagaagtag
- the MOT1 gene encoding TATA-binding protein-associated factor mot1 (COG:A; EggNog:ENOG503NU0Z; BUSCO:EOG092602I6) produces the protein MKQEWRLGEYYPLLFSHLISNLLSLTNTHDRLDRLVTILETGSTRLIRDTAVNQLADWQKHHPDELFNLLSRVVPYLRHKDWETRSTAAKALGRILEHAPLYEPNAADEGIPTESAAENGFVKKEEAKDSVLDQEEFYTLEALDMSKIVKYGRPLLRGGPVDYALAALDPQKRLAHLKKTLTGRLGLLGRVVEDEEMAVASDHVGSPATPQGAGSTNGSGQQDAMATDSQSQNPEEGKLSSRQLNVLKRKRKREAQKAAQGKAGFGDLSIRRTTTAGSDGFGDDVSMTDADSKKNGKMSQYFSLDRPADVDEDSKVVSEFKGPLLPIKSELEVDDAMEGSEWPFERLCDFLKVDLFDPQWETRHGAAMGLRELVRVHGAGAGRRRGLSIKDNTRLNGQWLDDLACRLCCVLMLDKFTDYSSDTSVAPIRETVGQTLGSVLRHVSSQSVYAIYRLLYRMVMQEGLQQSEQNLLWAICHGGMVGLRYVVAVRKDLLLQDGDMIDGVIRSVMKGLGDMDDDVRSASAATLIPMAKEFVVMRPQALDSLIDIVWESLSNLGDDLSASTGKIMDLLATLCSFPEVLEAMKLSASQDEERSFTTLVPRLYPFLRHTITSVRLAVLKALMTFVDLGKETSQGWLTGRILRLIFQNILVERDAETLRMSLELWNALVRNLGQNPAVLADEFAAHVDALMLLTMHPIGVPRHPLPMNATLFLKPSGGTYSMSGIPAPSTRRSSPPEGAERAPKRRRKSTKVDDAPPTTQTHDVDGHMMQGDVDLVGMDVLVRSRVSAAKAMGLLMSMLPPSSLGSYDAAITQSLLSPFASTQLAAAMVVHEYASNCANKEMAARFVEPLQKIIDQERPAHYRDLVSYVHRVRSQTQQLLNLFRDHGKVHSNKLPSLAVVVQGDPEAGPGAFSIANADKVVTDDFERLKKAMAPGQRLIALPQLLESRDVTVAAIQEAKSAKEARDARIKAAAACALVAIRVLPKKPSPLIKAIMDSIKTEENQELQGRSAATIAQLVQLFTESGRRGPADKVVANLVKFSCVEVAETPEFPIHAHKTNVILSMQKEEDRVDHVDAAKFAREAKAARITRRGAKEALELLSHSFGPDLLARVPSLQTFMEEPLVRAFTGSLPAEARDPESTFGQEIVDAMSVIRTMVPTLHPSLHPFVMQQVPLVIKALHSDLSVFRYMAAKCMATICSVITIEGMTTLVEKVLPSINNPLDLNFRQGAIEVIYHLIAVMGDRILPYVIFLIVPVLGRMSDSDNEIRLIATTSFATLVKLVPLEAGIPDPPGLSEELLKGRDRERTFIGQLLDPKKVEPFRIPVAIKAELRSYQQEGVNWLHFLNKYHLHGILCDDMGLGKTLQTICIVASDHHNRAEEYAKTGSPDVRRLPSLIVCPPTLSGHWQQEIKAYAPFLSVTAYVGPPAERKAMKDTLDETDIVITSYDVCRNDIEIIEKYNWNYVVLDEGHLIKNPKSKLSMAVKRLASNHRLILTGTPIQNNVLELWSLFDFLMPGFLGAEKVFQDRFAKPIANSRNSKASSKEQEAGALAIEALHKQVLPFLLRRLKEEVLNDLPPKILQNYYCDLSDLQLKLFEDFTKKEAKTITEEAGRDDKEAKQHIFQALQYMRKLCNSPALVMKPGHRAYDDTQKFLARQGTSLEDPAHAPKLTALRDLLVECGIGVEGQESSDPLYTPIKPHRALIFCQMKEMLDMVQNTVLKGMLPSTQYLRLDGSVEANRRQDIVNKFNSDPSYDVLLLTTSVGGLGLNLTGADTVIFVEHDWNPQKDLQAMDRAHRIGQKKVVNVYRLITRGTLEEKILSLQRFKIDVASTVVNQQNAGLATMDTDQILDLFNLGDSGPSLITDKPKETLEGREEDMVDVETGEVRQPGKRAAWLDGLGELWDNSQYEESFDLDGFLKTMQ, from the exons ATGAAACAAGAATGGCGTCTCGGTGAGTATTATCCACTGCTCTtctctcatctcatctcaaaCCTGCTCAGTCTTACTAACACTCATGACAGGCTTGACCGGCTCGTTAC GATCCTCGAAACAGGCAGCACCCGATTGATCAGGGATACTGCTGTCAACCAGCTTGCCGACTggcaaaaacaccaccctgACGAATTATTCAACCTTCTCTCCCGAGTCGTCCCTTACCTGCGCCACAAGGACTGGGAGACCCGGAGTACTGCTGCCAAAGCCCTTGGCAGAATCCTTGAACATGCACCACTATATGAACCGAATGCCGCCGATGAAGGCATTCCAACAGAATCCGCTGCCGAAAATGGCtttgtcaagaaggaggaggccaaggactCTGTCCTTGATCAGGAGGAGTTCTACACTCTCGAGGCACTTGACATGTCCAAGATTGTAAAGTATGGCCGGCCTTTGCTGAGAGGTGGCCCCGTCGACTATGCCCTTGCGGCATTGGATCCACAAAAACGGCTGGCCCATCTCAAGAAGACACTTACTGGCAGACTTGGTCTTCTTGGCCGAGTCGTCGAAGACGAAGAGATGGCCGTCGCCAGCGACCATGTCGGCAGCCCTGCGACACCTCAGGGAGCTGGCAGCACCAACGGCTCCGGGCAGCAGGACGCTATGGCGACTGATAGCCAGAGCCAGAACCCCGAAGAGGGTAAACTCAGCTCACGCCAACTCAACGTTCTCAAGAGGAAGCGAAAAAGAGAGGCCCAGAAGGCTGCGCAGGGCAAGGCCGGCTTTGGAGACCTTTCTATCCGCCGCACGACAACCGCAGGTTCCGATGGTTTCGGCGACGATGTGTCTATGACTGACGCCGACTCCAAAAAGAACGGTAAAATGTCCCAGTATTTCAGCCTGGATCGACCGGCCGACGTGGACGAGGACAGCAAGGTCGTTTCGGAGTTCAAAGGTCCTTTGTTGCCCATCAAGTCGGAGCTCGAAGTCGATGATGCCATGGAAGGGAGCGAGTGGCCCTTTGAGCGACTTTGCGACTTTCTCAAAGTTGACTTGTTTGACCCGCAGTGGGAGACTCGTCATGGAGCTGCGATGGGGTTAAGGGAGTTGGTGAGAGTACATGGTGCTGGCGCAGGGAGGCGCAGAGGTCTGTCGATCAAAGACAACACCAGGCTGAATGGACAGTGGCTGGACGACCTCGCATGCAGGCTCTGCTGCGTACTCATGCTCGACAAATTTACTGACTACAGTTCCGACACATCCGTGGCTCCGATTCGAGAAACTGTGGGTCAAACTCTCGGTTCCGTCCTTCGCCATGTCAGCTCGCAGTCTGTGTACGCCATATACCGACTACTCTACCGAATGGTGATGCAGGAGGGGCTGCAGCAGTCGGAGCAGAATCTTCTCTGGGCCATCTGCCATGGTGGCATGGTCGGCCTGAGAtatgttgttgctgttcgCAAGGACCTCTTGCTTCAAGATGGGGACATGATTGACGGCGTCATCCGCTCTGTCATGAAGGGCCTCGGCGACATGGATGACGATGTTCGTTCGGCCAGCGCGGCGACATTGATTCCCATGGCCAAGGAGTTCGTGGTCATGCGCCCACAGGCACTGGACAGCCTCATCGACATAGTCTGGGAGAGTCTCTCCAACCTGGGCGATGATCTCAGCGCGTCTACCGGCAAGATTATGGATCTGCTTGCTACTCTTTGCAGCTTCCCAGAAGTCCTGGAAGCGATGAAGCTCTCGGCATCGCAGGATGAAGAGAGATCTTTCACCACTCTTGTTCCTAGACTCTACCCCTTCCTCCgccacaccatcacctctgTGCGCCTCGCTGTGCTCAAGGCGCTGATGACCTTTGTGGACTTGGGCAAGGAGACTTCTCAAGGCTGGCTCACCGGCAGGATCCTACGTCTCATTTTCCAGAATATTCTTGTTGAAAGGGATGCAGAGACTCTTCGCATGTCGCTTGAGTTGTGGAATGCACTCGTCCGCAACCTCGGACAGAATCCTGCCGTCCTCGCCGACGAGTTTGCAGCTCATGTGGACGCACTCATGCTCCTCACGATGCACCCCATTGGTGTTCCAcgacacccccttcccatgaACGCGACACTTTTCCTCAAGCCATCTGGCGGGACGTATTCCATGAGCGGTATCCCCGCTCCCAGTACCAGAAGGTCGTCGCCCCCCGAGGGTGCAGAAAGGGCCCCGAAGCGTCGTAGGAAGTCGACCAAGGTGGACGAtgctcctcccaccacacAGACTCACGATGTTGACGGCCACATGATGCAAGGCGATGTTGATCTAGTCGGCATGGACGTGCTGGTCCGATCCCGCGTCTCTGCGGCCAAGGCGATGGGACTGCTCATGTCAATGCTGCCTCCCTCTAGTCTGGGCTCGTATGATGCTGCCATCACGCAGAGCCTGTTATCTCCATTTGCTTCAACgcagcttgctgctgccatggTCGTTCATGAGTACGCGTCGAATTGTGCCAACAAAGAGATGGCTGCTCGCTTCGTCGAGCCGTTACAGAAGATCATCGACCAGGAGCGCCCGGCACATTACCGCGATCTAGTCAGCTATGTGCATCGCGTGCGATCGCAAACACAACAACTCCTCAATCTCTTCCGCGACCACGGAAAAGTGCACAGCAACAAGCTGCCCAgcctcgccgtcgtcgtgCAGGGCGACCCCGAGGCCGGGCCTGGCGCTTTCTCTATTGCCAATGCTGACAAGGTTGTCACTGATGATTTCGAAAGACTCAAGAAAGCAATGGCGCCTGGCCAGAGGCTCATCGCCCTCCCTCAGCTTCTCGAGTCTCGCGATGTCACAGTTGCTGCGATCCAGGAAGCGAAATCTGCCAAGGAGGCCCGCGATGCACGCATCAAGGCCGCTGCCGCTTGTGCTCTTGTCGCCATCCGTGTTCTTCCGAAGAAGCCGAGTCCGCTGATCAAGGCAATTATGGACAGCATCAAGACGGAGGAAAACCAAGAACTTCAAGGGAGGTCAGCAGCCACCATTGCGCAACTGGTGCAGCTTTTCACCGAATCTGGAAGGAGAGGACCGGCAGACAAGGTGGTTGCAAATCTGGTCAAGTTCTCCTGTGTCGAAGTCGCCGAGACGCCCGAGTTTCCCATCCATGCGCACAAGACAAATGTCATTCTGTCGATGCAGAAGGAAGAAGACCGCGTCGACCATGTCGATGCCGCAAAGTTTGCACGGGAGGCCAAGGCAGCTCGCATCACTCGTCGCGGCGCTAAGGAAGCGCTGGAGTTGCTTTCCCATAGCTTTGGTCCTGATCTCCTAGCCCGCGTTCCGAGCCTGCAGACGTTTATGGAAGAGCCCTTGGTGAGAGCCTTCACCGGCTCCCTCCCGGCAGAGGCAAGAGATCCAGAGAGCACCTTTGGCCAAGAGATCGTCGATGCCATGTCTGTCATCCGGACCATGGTGCCAACACTACACCCGAGCCTTCATCCTTTTGTTATGCAGCAGGTGCCTCTGGTCATCAAGGCGCTGCACTCAGACTTATCCGTATTCAGGTACATGGCCGCCAAATGCATGGCGACCATCTGCAGTGTCATCACTATCGAAGGCATGACGACTCTGGTAGAGAAGGTTTTGCCATCTATCAACAACCCACTAGACCTCAACTTCCGACAGGGTGCTATCGAAGTCATCTATCACTTGATCGCTGTCATGGGCGACAGGATCCTGCCGTATGTCATTTTCCTCATCGTGCCTGTGCTGGGCCGCATGAGCGATTCAGACAACGAGATCAGACTGATCGCCACCACATCCTTTGCCACGCTGGTCAAGTTGGTGCCGCTTGAGGCGGGTATCCCCGACCCTCCCGGACTCTCAgaggagctgctcaaggGCCGTGACAGAGAGCGGACTTTCATCGGTCAGCTACTTGACCCGAAGAAGGTGGAACCTTTTCGGATTCCCGTTGCCATCAAGGCGGAGCTGCGGTCGTACCAGCAGGAGGGTGTCAACTGGCTGCACTTCCTCAACAAGTATCACCTTCACGGCATTCTCTGCGATGACATGGGTCTTGGTAAAACGCTGCAAACTATCTGCATCGTAGCCAGCGATCACCACAACCGTGCTGAGGAGTATGCCAAGACGGGTTCCCCTGATGTCCGGAGGCTTCCGTCTTTGATTGTCTGCCCGCCTACGCTATCGGGGCATTGGCAGCAAGAGATCAAGGCTTACGCCCCGTTCCTCAGCGTCACGGCCTATGTTGGACCCCCCGCGGAACGCAAGGCCATGAAAGACACTCTGGACGAGACGGACATTGTCATCACCTCATACGATGTTTGCCGCAATGATATCGAAATTATTGAAAAGTACAACTGGAACTATGTGGTGCTTGATGAAGGTCATCTCATCAAGAACCCCAAGTCCAAGCTTTCGATGGCTGTCAAGCGGCTCGCCAGCAACCACCGGCTCATCTTGACCGGCACACCCATTCAGAACAACGTGCTGGAGCTGTGGTCCTTGTTTGACTTCCTCATGCCCGGCTTCCTCGGTGCCGAAAAGGTGTTCCAGGACCGGTTTGCAAAGCCTATTGCAAACAGTCGCAACAGCAAGGCCTCGTCCAAGGAGCAAGAAGCCGGTGCATTGGCCATCGAAGCTCTTCACAAGCAAGTCCTTCCCTTCCTGCTGCGTCGtctcaaggaggaggtgctcaACGACCTGCCACCCAAGATTCTGCAAAACTACTACTGCGACCTCAGCGACCTCCAGCTCAAACTGTTTGAGGACTTTACCAAGAAGGAAGCCAAGACGATTACGGAGGAGGCTGGGCGGGATGACAAGGAGGCCAAACAGCACATCTTCCAGGCGTTGCAATACATGCGCAAGCTCTGCAACTCGCCGGCCCTTGTCATGAAACCAGGCCACAGGGCCTATGACGACACGCAGAAGTTCCTGGCCAGGCAGGGTACAAGCCTGGAGGATCCGGCGCACGCACCAAAACTGACAGCGCTCCGAGATCTTTTGGTGGAGTGTGGGATTGGTGTCGAAGGGCAGGAGTCGAGCGACCCGCTGTACACGCCGATCAAGCCTCACCGTGCTCTGATTTTCTGTCAGATGAAAGAAATGCTGGACATGGTGCAGAACACGGTGCTCAAGGGCATGCTTCCCTCGACACAATATCTCCGACTGGACGGTTCAGTCGAAGCGAACCGTCGCCAAGACATTGTCAACAAGTTCAACAGCGACCCCTCTTATGACGTACTacttctcaccaccagcgtCGGTGGTCTGGGGTTGAACCTGACGGGTGCCGACACGGTCATTTTCGTCGAGCACGACTGGAATCCTCAAAAGGATCTCCAGGCCATGGATCGCGCCCATCGTATCGGTCAGAAGAAGGTGGTCAACGTGTACCGGCTCATCACTCGCGGCACTCTGGAAGAGAAGATCCTCAGCCTGCAGCGCTTCAAGATCGACGTGGCCAGCACCGTGGTTAATCAACAAAACGCAGGGCTCGCAACCATGGACACGGATCAGATTTTGGACCTGTTCAATCTGGGCGACTCTGGCCCCAGTCTGATAACGGACAAACCTAAAGAAACGCTGGAAGGCAGGGAGGAAGACATGGTGGATGTGGAGACTGGCGAGGTACGGCAGCCGGGCAAGAGGGCAGCATGGTTGGATGGGCTGGGCGAGCTGTGGGACAACAGCCAGTACGAGGAGAGTTTCGATTTAGATGGGTTCCTGAAGACGATGCAGTAA
- the CDC37 gene encoding hsp90 co-chaperone Cdc37 (EggNog:ENOG503NVWJ; BUSCO:EOG09262SMG; COG:D), which produces MPVDYSKWDALELSDDSDIEVHPNVDKRSFIRAKQNQIHQQRQERKLHIEQYKYERIVNNGLISRISGLLSALQSHADEAKTKNPAEVAFRAVMESASGLDPKDDMPPPRPEALQAAVGGEPLPSYTKMMATLLDQVNKALDERGVGQEGRYEGMVGEIGEHLKKVEGLQGELEKKLAELEREEARKITSEGIHTGFDSTHINKSSGGSKAEGGGSKEGGKVELLNPNYTPPEALPAPSEREEGGDDDDEEVTASPGAVKFANIKSSDYRESHAWLSSHPEILTEKETDGILVMAFDAQLENKSDYARNCVHQALLIQYCRALGRDGVALFFKRITTPGHKAQEVFYKDVQDTYMKIKNRSREINLQRAKDEAEGKGEGVEQIQLHAVDPGTVINIRIPPKDSEDLDVQVGRAIFESFTPEMQKALETGSLEEVNKVLGKMSVEDAEEVVGKLSESGCLSVEEEVIDATTEEGKQKIKKLEQEAKEQEKEGQENKGQEAKYADDPE; this is translated from the exons ATGCCTGTAGACTACAGCAAGTGG GACGCCCTCGAGCTCTCGGACGACTCCGACATCGAAGTGCACCCCAACGTCGACAAGCGCTCCTTCATCCGCGCAAAGCAGAACCAGATCCACCAGCAGCGCCAAGAGCGCAAGCTCCATATCGAGCAGTACAAGTACGAGCGCATCGTCAACAATGGGCTCATCTCGCGCATCTCGGGCTTGCTTTCGGCCCTTCAGTCCCATGCTGACGAGGCCAAGACCAAAAACCCGGCCGAGGTTGCCTTcagggcggtgatggagtcGGCTTCGGGGTTGGATCCGAAGGATGACATGCCGCCTCCACGGCCGGAGGCGCTGCAGGCggctgttgggggggagcCGCTGCCGAGTTATACCAAGATGATGGCTACGTTGCTTGATCAGGTGAATAAGGCTTTGgatgagaggggggtggggcaggaggggaggtatgaggggatggtgggggagattGGGGAGCATTTGAAAAAAGTGGAGGGTTTGCAGGGGGAATTGGAGAAGAAACTGGCGGAGTTGGAacgggaggaggcgaggaagattACTAGTGAGGGGATTCATACTGGTTTTGACTCGACGCATATCAATAAATCGAGTGGGGGGTCGAAggcggagggcggggggagtaaggagggtgggaaggtggAGTTGTTGAATCCGAATTATACGCCTCCTGAGGCGTTGCCTGCGCCgagtgagagggaggaagggggggacgatgacgacgaggaggttaCGGCTTCGCCGGGGGCGGTCAAGTTTGCGAATATCAAGTCGAGTGATTATAGGGAGTCGCATGCTTGGTTGAGCAGTCATCCGGAGATTTTgacggagaaggagacggaTGGGATTTTGGTCATGGCGTTTGATGCGCAGCTGGAGAACAAGTCTGATTACGCGCGGAACTGTGTTCATCAGGCGTTGCTTATTCAGTACTGTCGGGCGTTGGGCAGGGATGGGGTTGCGTTGTTCTTCAAGCGGATTACTACTCCCGGACACAAGGCTCAGGAGGTCTTTTACAAGGATGTGCAGGATACGTATATGAAGATCAAGAACAGGTCGAGGGAGATTAACCTGCAGAGGGCGAAGGATGAGgcggaagggaagggggagggggtggagcaGATTCAGCTTCATGCGGTTGATCCGGGGACTGTGATTAACATCAGGATCCCGCCGAAGGATAGCGAGGATTTGGATGTACAAGTTGGACGGGCGATTTTTGAGAGCTTCACGCCCGAGATGCAGAAGGCGCTGGAGACAgggagtttggaggaggttaataaggtgctggggaagatgagtgttgaggatgcggaggaggttgttgggaagCTGAGTGAG TCTGGTTGTTTgagtgttgaggaggaggtcattGATGCTACGACTGAGGAGGGCAAGCAGAAGATtaagaagctggagcaggaggctaaggagcaggagaaggaggggcaggagaATAAGGGGCAGGAGGCCAAGTATGCTGATGATCCGGAGTGA